One genomic window of Metopolophium dirhodum isolate CAU chromosome 4, ASM1992520v1, whole genome shotgun sequence includes the following:
- the LOC132942919 gene encoding uncharacterized protein LOC132942919: protein MTSMLSFVLKNVPSDWESVSTYNSSYILFDVNVLSREAENVKAMFNSTSLNINTIRRVQNPFQYGRFKLRQEMLNSNSVDTVFHIVHPSDLETALKYTCDYRRYKNGHNSEGENKHPRFYPNVQNAVVNRPASMINDSCVLVVSKISGNPKTQSDYYIQYVVDCK, encoded by the exons ATGACTTCCATGCTGTCATTTGTGCTGAAAAACGTACCTAGTGATTGGGAATCAGTAAGCACATATAACagcagttatatattatttgatgttaATGTCCTTAGTAGAGAGGCAGAAAATGTAAAAGCAATGTTTAACTCGACgtcattaaacataaataccaTTCGAAGAGTCCAAAATCCTTTTCAGTATGGTCGTTTTAAGTTGAGACAAGAAATGTTAAACTCTAATTCAGTG GACACAGTGTTTCATATTGTACACCCAAGTGATTTAGAAACAGCTCTGAAGTACACATGTGATTACAGGAGATATAAAAACGGACATAATTCTGAAGGTGAGAATAAACATCCACGCTTTTATCCCAATGTCCAGAACGCTGTTGTCAACCGGCCTGCATCAATGATAAACGATAGTTGCGTATTAGTTGTCAGTAAAATATCTGGTAACCCCAAGACTCAAAGTGATTATTATATCCAATACGTTGTTGATTGTAAATAA